The Paenibacillus macerans genome includes a window with the following:
- a CDS encoding ATP-binding cassette domain-containing protein: MMKFQRLIETSPIAEIVELYPIARDFLLNFGLDDLPWERTLLAALEQVNEERLLEFGCTRAEAPFQFAAFLETMLESETLENEIRSITLLGGRDKSGNPEQISLTIRTGEIIGIVGPTGSGKSRLLADIECVAQGDTPTRRRILVNDRPLEDEERFGMEGKLVAQLSQNMNFVVDLSVGEFLDMHAQSRLCADKEAVIQQCFDCANRLAGEKFGLNTKVTQLSGGQSRALMIADTAYMSASPIVLIDEIENAGIDRKQAVNLLASKDKIVLISTHDPLLALSADKRIVIRGGGIHKVIEKTAEERESQVRIEALDEALMEVRRRLRQGELIIAPAL, from the coding sequence ATGATGAAATTTCAACGGCTGATCGAAACAAGCCCAATCGCTGAAATTGTGGAGCTGTATCCCATTGCGCGCGATTTTTTGCTTAATTTCGGCCTGGATGACCTGCCTTGGGAACGGACGCTGCTCGCAGCGTTGGAACAGGTGAATGAGGAACGCCTGCTGGAGTTTGGCTGCACTCGTGCGGAAGCCCCGTTTCAGTTTGCCGCTTTTTTGGAGACGATGCTGGAGAGCGAAACGCTTGAAAATGAAATCCGTTCGATTACGCTGCTTGGGGGCCGGGATAAAAGCGGCAATCCCGAGCAAATCAGCCTGACGATCCGCACCGGGGAGATCATCGGTATCGTAGGGCCTACGGGCTCGGGCAAAAGCCGGCTGCTTGCCGACATCGAATGCGTTGCCCAGGGCGATACGCCTACGCGGAGGCGAATTCTGGTCAATGACAGGCCGCTGGAGGACGAGGAGCGGTTTGGGATGGAGGGGAAGCTGGTGGCCCAGCTTTCGCAGAATATGAACTTTGTGGTAGACCTTAGTGTCGGGGAGTTCCTGGACATGCACGCCCAAAGCCGCCTATGCGCGGACAAAGAAGCGGTGATTCAGCAGTGCTTCGACTGCGCCAACCGGCTGGCGGGAGAGAAGTTTGGCCTGAACACGAAGGTAACCCAGCTTTCCGGCGGCCAATCGCGCGCTTTGATGATTGCCGATACGGCTTATATGAGCGCTTCGCCGATCGTTTTGATCGATGAGATCGAGAACGCCGGCATTGACCGGAAACAGGCGGTGAATCTGCTGGCCAGCAAGGATAAAATCGTGCTGATCTCCACCCATGATCCGCTGCTGGCGCTTAGCGCGGACAAACGGATCGTGATCCGGGGCGGCGGCATCCATAAAGTGATCGAAAAGACGGCTGAAGAGCGGGAGAGCCAGGTTCGGATCGAAGCGCTTGACGAGGCGCTGATGGAGGTGCGCCGCCGGCTGCGCCAGGGAGAGCTGATTATCGCCCCGGCACTTTAA
- a CDS encoding GTP-binding protein, with amino-acid sequence MKLVTVAGPPSSGKTSVILQLAESLREQQQTLGVIKFDCLTTFDQLRYKEAGLPVQVGYSGKVCPDHFFVSNIEDGVEWGRGSGLDVLITESAGLCNRCSPYIRGVLAVCVIDCLSGVQTPRKIGMLKLADVIVITKGDIVSQAEREVFRFNVRQVNGRAAILFVNGITGQGAFMLGKHVAKAAETTTLRDARLRFTTPASVCSYCTGEMRIGESYQMGMMKKMEFR; translated from the coding sequence ATGAAGTTGGTTACTGTGGCGGGCCCGCCTTCATCGGGGAAAACATCCGTGATCTTGCAGTTGGCCGAAAGTCTGCGGGAGCAGCAGCAAACGCTCGGCGTCATTAAATTCGACTGTCTTACTACCTTCGACCAGCTTCGGTACAAGGAAGCGGGACTGCCCGTACAGGTAGGGTACTCCGGCAAAGTTTGCCCCGATCATTTTTTCGTCAGCAACATCGAGGACGGCGTGGAGTGGGGGAGAGGAAGCGGGCTAGATGTGCTGATTACGGAGAGCGCCGGTTTGTGCAATCGCTGTTCCCCTTATATCCGCGGCGTTTTGGCGGTTTGCGTCATCGACTGTTTGTCGGGCGTGCAGACACCGCGCAAAATCGGCATGCTCAAACTGGCGGATGTGATCGTGATCACGAAGGGAGACATCGTCTCGCAGGCGGAGCGCGAAGTGTTCCGTTTCAATGTTCGCCAGGTGAACGGCCGGGCCGCGATTCTGTTTGTCAACGGGATTACCGGCCAGGGCGCTTTTATGCTTGGCAAGCACGTAGCCAAGGCTGCCGAAACAACGACGTTAAGGGACGCGCGGCTGCGGTTTACGACCCCGGCCTCGGTATGCTCTTACTGTACGGGAGAAATGCGCATTGGCGAGAGCTACCAGATGGGTATGATGAAAAAAATGGAGTTCAGGTGA